A region from the Muribaculum gordoncarteri genome encodes:
- a CDS encoding site-specific integrase, whose amino-acid sequence MKVVKFKVLLYLKKSGLDKSGKAPIMGRITVNRTMAQFGCKLSCTPELWNPRESRLNGKSREAVETNAKIEKLLLAVNNAFDNLVSRKVDFDATDVKNHFQGSMETQMTLMRMTDVVCDDLKARIGIDRAKGTYPGYHYMRLTLGEFIEHQYKVKDLAFGQLTEQFIHDYQTFAMENKGYAIDTVRHHLAILKKICRLAYKEGYADRSHFQHFTLPKQSDKTPRALSRESFEKIRDVEIPAYRKSHILARDMFLFGCYTGVCYADVVSITRENLCTDEDGALWLKYRRKKNELRASVKLLPEAIVLIEKYHSEERDTLFPLLRWSNLRRHMKALAALAGIKDDLCYHQARHSFASLITLEAGVPIETISRMLGHSDISTTQVYARVSPKKLFEDMDKFIEATQDFKLTL is encoded by the coding sequence ATGAAAGTAGTGAAATTCAAGGTGTTGCTCTACCTCAAAAAGAGCGGACTGGACAAGTCGGGCAAGGCTCCCATCATGGGACGTATCACCGTGAATCGCACGATGGCGCAGTTCGGTTGCAAGCTGTCCTGCACACCCGAATTGTGGAATCCCCGTGAAAGCCGTCTGAACGGCAAGAGCAGGGAGGCGGTGGAAACCAATGCCAAAATAGAGAAGTTGCTGTTGGCGGTGAACAACGCCTTTGACAATCTTGTGAGCCGTAAAGTAGATTTCGATGCCACCGATGTGAAGAATCATTTTCAAGGCAGCATGGAAACACAAATGACCCTCATGCGAATGACGGACGTTGTCTGTGACGACCTAAAAGCCCGTATTGGCATTGACCGTGCGAAAGGGACTTATCCCGGCTATCACTATATGCGCCTGACACTTGGCGAGTTCATCGAGCATCAGTACAAGGTCAAGGATTTGGCATTCGGGCAGCTTACAGAACAATTCATCCACGACTATCAGACATTCGCCATGGAAAACAAGGGATATGCGATAGATACCGTCCGCCATCATCTTGCTATCTTGAAGAAGATATGCCGTCTGGCTTATAAGGAAGGTTATGCAGACAGGAGCCACTTCCAGCATTTCACCCTGCCTAAGCAGTCAGATAAAACCCCACGGGCATTGAGCCGTGAATCGTTTGAAAAAATCCGTGATGTGGAAATACCTGCTTACCGTAAATCCCACATATTGGCAAGGGATATGTTTCTCTTCGGGTGTTACACCGGGGTCTGTTATGCAGATGTTGTCTCAATTACTCGTGAGAACCTATGTACGGATGAGGACGGGGCTTTGTGGTTGAAGTATCGGAGAAAGAAAAACGAACTTCGTGCCAGTGTAAAACTGTTGCCGGAAGCGATTGTTCTGATTGAGAAGTATCACAGTGAGGAAAGGGACACCCTGTTTCCTTTACTGCGCTGGTCAAATCTCAGAAGGCACATGAAGGCGTTAGCTGCACTGGCGGGTATCAAGGATGATTTGTGCTATCATCAGGCAAGGCATAGTTTCGCCTCGTTAATCACGCTCGAAGCGGGTGTGCCTATCGAGACCATCAGTCGGATGCTGGGACACTCCGATATTTCCACCACTCAGGTATATGCCCGTGTCAGTCCGAAAAAACTGTTCGAGGACATGGACAAGTTCATAGAAGCGACCCAAGATTTCAAACTCACCCTATAA
- a CDS encoding tyrosine-type recombinase/integrase: MSLISNGLRLIFTCSLSLALPCIFHTMRHSFATLLAANGIDILTISKMLTHKSVKNTQIYAKVVDERAREAANVISLK; this comes from the coding sequence ATGTCGCTTATTTCTAACGGTTTACGTTTAATTTTTACCTGTTCGCTGTCGCTTGCTTTGCCGTGTATATTCCACACGATGCGCCACAGCTTCGCCACGCTCCTTGCCGCCAACGGCATCGACATCCTCACAATAAGCAAGATGCTCACCCATAAGAGCGTCAAAAATACACAGATCTACGCGAAAGTCGTGGATGAACGGGCAAGAGAGGCAGCCAACGTAATATCGTTGAAATAA
- a CDS encoding WG repeat-containing protein, with the protein MKKYCQFFGHYKWGDLGQTFHDRDYYRYIFNIIFHQAEYRVKRDISDCFYDKVDDFAFCGSYEKWDKSGALSTTYLFAIIVDKKVGVIDQNMNQLIAPEYEELITPIESDGIFVLKDSNKNWGAINAITGQIIIEFGKYPYIWGFDHNHTLVCYDYESDNTENTKRFIIDNQGRIIKSSTKYFTIFPFYNNGSKFIVVKTKKDDLSGCMIINRNINLLDKENPNHWYHPDLETVKPPLNYSQNYYGAVPYDKMDAYEDDPDALWNTD; encoded by the coding sequence ATGAAAAAATACTGTCAATTCTTCGGGCATTATAAATGGGGCGATTTAGGACAAACGTTCCATGATAGAGATTATTATAGATATATCTTTAACATTATTTTTCATCAAGCTGAATATCGAGTTAAACGAGATATATCAGATTGCTTTTATGATAAAGTTGATGATTTTGCCTTTTGTGGGTCATATGAAAAGTGGGATAAATCAGGCGCATTAAGTACGACATATTTATTTGCTATTATAGTAGATAAAAAGGTCGGAGTGATTGATCAGAATATGAATCAATTAATAGCTCCTGAATATGAGGAATTGATTACACCTATAGAATCTGATGGCATCTTTGTCCTCAAAGATAGTAACAAAAACTGGGGTGCAATTAACGCTATAACAGGACAAATTATTATCGAATTTGGTAAATACCCTTATATTTGGGGCTTTGACCATAATCATACACTCGTTTGTTATGATTATGAATCAGACAATACTGAAAATACCAAACGATTTATAATTGATAATCAAGGCAGAATAATAAAATCATCAACTAAGTATTTCACAATTTTCCCATTTTATAACAATGGCAGCAAATTCATAGTGGTGAAAACTAAAAAAGATGATTTATCTGGTTGTATGATAATTAATAGAAATATTAATCTGCTCGACAAAGAGAATCCCAATCATTGGTATCATCCGGATTTGGAAACTGTCAAGCCTCCGCTCAATTATTCACAAAACTACTATGGAGCTGTTCCGTATGATAAAATGGACGCATATGAAGATGACCCTGACGCTCTATGGAATACCGATTAG
- a CDS encoding helix-turn-helix transcriptional regulator, whose product MLNNVITFDELPGAVSSLVSLVRELADEVRELRAQLASERNNPKSNAKFIGIEKACEILGKAKSTIYRLAKEGKLPAYKVPGEKEWRFVESELVTHVTENKRQSSVLSFAEMEAEISRGTRGKSTYRR is encoded by the coding sequence ATGTTGAACAATGTAATCACATTCGATGAACTGCCGGGTGCAGTGTCATCGCTGGTCAGCCTCGTAAGAGAACTGGCCGATGAGGTGAGGGAGCTTCGCGCTCAACTCGCCTCCGAGAGAAACAACCCTAAGTCAAACGCAAAATTCATAGGCATCGAAAAAGCCTGTGAAATTCTCGGAAAGGCAAAGTCCACAATCTATCGCCTCGCCAAAGAAGGAAAACTGCCGGCCTACAAAGTTCCGGGCGAAAAAGAGTGGCGCTTCGTCGAAAGCGAACTCGTGACCCATGTAACGGAGAACAAGCGTCAGTCATCCGTCCTCTCCTTTGCCGAGATGGAAGCGGAGATCAGCCGTGGCACTCGTGGCAAATCAACTTATCGCCGTTAG
- a CDS encoding DUF3987 domain-containing protein translates to MEKSVDPMLVLGKAVDMSVKVRGGDFPLGALPMKIQRIVREANDCYGYPVDYLAGAMLVAVGLGIGNTHFARLKGKWDESAILFMALVGRPGACKSHPLNFAIRPFTELDGVATRAYVKACEEYERQRELPIKERSEPHPVAPVCKRFLISDATPEAMLLIHSQNLRGICMWNDELAGWFKNFNRYNKGSDEEYWLKLFNANPSFSDRKGVKNSVYISRPFISVVGTIQNGILNELAQGSRTSNGFIDRLLFVMPHNQDKQPWSDKEPTFDIEAEWAEIIERLVAIPYETDTDGNVIANILPFAPDAKTRLYEWQRRNTEECNREECDALKGVYNKFDFHAIRFCLILQMARWACGEADRTVIDLLSVENAISLVDYFKATARKVHGIISEMSLTEQQRAIIAALPDCFTTEEGIAVARENGMPGRTFQDFLKRSVSLGTYFQREKHGHYSKL, encoded by the coding sequence ATGGAGAAATCTGTTGACCCGATGCTCGTACTCGGCAAGGCAGTTGATATGAGTGTAAAAGTCCGGGGCGGGGATTTTCCGCTTGGCGCATTGCCGATGAAAATTCAGAGAATCGTCAGGGAGGCTAATGACTGTTACGGATATCCGGTGGATTATCTTGCAGGGGCTATGCTTGTGGCTGTCGGTCTCGGTATCGGCAACACCCATTTCGCCCGGCTCAAAGGGAAATGGGATGAGAGTGCCATACTTTTCATGGCTCTTGTCGGAAGGCCGGGCGCCTGCAAGTCGCATCCGTTGAATTTCGCAATCAGACCGTTCACCGAGCTGGACGGTGTGGCAACACGCGCTTATGTCAAGGCGTGTGAGGAATACGAGCGTCAGCGCGAGTTACCGATAAAGGAACGCTCAGAGCCGCATCCCGTCGCCCCTGTATGCAAACGGTTCCTGATTTCAGATGCGACACCCGAAGCGATGTTGCTTATCCACTCGCAGAATCTGCGCGGCATCTGTATGTGGAATGATGAACTCGCGGGCTGGTTCAAGAACTTCAACCGATACAACAAAGGTTCTGATGAAGAATACTGGCTAAAGCTGTTCAACGCAAATCCATCATTCTCTGACCGCAAAGGAGTGAAGAATTCGGTATATATCAGCCGCCCTTTCATCTCGGTGGTGGGGACTATCCAGAACGGTATTCTCAACGAACTTGCGCAGGGAAGCCGCACATCAAACGGTTTTATCGACCGCTTGCTGTTTGTCATGCCCCACAATCAGGACAAACAGCCGTGGAGCGACAAAGAGCCAACTTTCGATATAGAAGCGGAATGGGCGGAGATAATAGAAAGGCTCGTCGCTATTCCATACGAAACGGATACAGACGGAAATGTCATAGCTAACATCCTACCCTTTGCGCCGGATGCGAAGACAAGACTCTACGAATGGCAGCGTCGGAACACTGAGGAATGTAACCGGGAGGAATGTGACGCACTTAAAGGCGTTTACAACAAATTCGATTTCCATGCCATACGTTTCTGCCTGATATTGCAGATGGCGCGTTGGGCCTGCGGTGAGGCCGACAGAACGGTTATAGATCTCCTTTCGGTGGAAAATGCCATATCGCTCGTGGATTATTTCAAGGCGACCGCCAGAAAAGTACATGGCATCATCAGCGAAATGTCGCTGACCGAGCAGCAGAGAGCCATCATCGCTGCGCTTCCCGACTGTTTCACGACCGAAGAAGGGATAGCCGTGGCGAGGGAGAACGGTATGCCGGGACGCACGTTTCAGGACTTTCTCAAACGGTCTGTTTCGTTAGGCACATATTTCCAGCGTGAGAAACATGGGCATTATTCCAAACTCTGA
- a CDS encoding DUF6371 domain-containing protein — MNAHRFILQPYKGVGSRHCCPACHKKRCFSRYIDTEKQISFPDDVGRCDHEQSCGYHLTPKEYFEHNPEAKPLHSDFTAPSAWRAKPTEQRKPTSFIAAETVAQTLHGYEKNNLYLFLRSKFGAEDALRLMKDYRVGTSKHWPGSCVFWQTDIKGCVRTGKVMLYDADNGKRVKHPFNHVTWVHSLLKLPDFNLRQCFFGEHLLPMNRGKPVAIVESEKTALVAAYYLPEYVWLASGGKNGCFNSDALRVLRGRQVILYPDIGATDQWRHKLSLLRDLGIETSIFNYLEEVATDDERTAGLDIADYLLQIEPDQAVLQSMIRRNPILQKLIDDLQLTLVSVERYDPDTDAIHKPSNTEKQ, encoded by the coding sequence ATGAACGCACACCGATTCATTCTCCAGCCCTATAAGGGAGTTGGTAGCCGACATTGTTGCCCTGCCTGTCATAAAAAGCGTTGCTTTAGCCGATATATCGATACCGAGAAACAAATCTCGTTTCCTGATGATGTTGGCAGATGCGACCATGAGCAGAGCTGCGGCTACCACCTGACACCGAAGGAATATTTTGAGCATAATCCGGAGGCTAAGCCCTTGCACTCTGATTTCACAGCTCCGTCAGCATGGCGAGCCAAGCCGACCGAGCAGCGAAAGCCGACATCGTTCATCGCGGCAGAGACTGTTGCACAGACTCTGCACGGCTATGAGAAGAACAATCTCTATCTGTTCCTCCGCTCCAAGTTCGGAGCCGAGGACGCTCTCCGGCTGATGAAAGATTATCGCGTCGGCACCTCGAAGCACTGGCCGGGGTCATGCGTATTTTGGCAGACCGACATCAAAGGCTGTGTACGCACTGGGAAAGTCATGCTCTACGATGCCGACAACGGCAAACGTGTAAAGCACCCGTTCAACCATGTTACATGGGTTCACTCGCTGTTGAAGTTGCCCGATTTCAATCTGCGTCAGTGCTTTTTCGGTGAACATCTGTTGCCGATGAACAGAGGCAAGCCGGTTGCCATTGTCGAGAGCGAAAAGACGGCACTTGTGGCAGCTTATTATCTGCCCGAATATGTGTGGCTCGCTTCCGGCGGTAAAAACGGTTGCTTCAATTCCGATGCTCTCCGTGTTCTCCGAGGCCGTCAGGTAATTCTGTATCCCGACATCGGCGCGACCGACCAATGGCGACATAAACTGAGTTTGCTCCGCGATCTCGGTATCGAGACAAGTATCTTCAACTACCTTGAAGAAGTTGCCACCGATGACGAGCGAACAGCCGGACTTGACATAGCAGACTACCTCCTGCAAATCGAGCCTGACCAAGCTGTGCTGCAATCTATGATACGCCGAAATCCGATTTTGCAGAAACTCATTGATGACCTGCAACTCACTCTCGTGTCAGTCGAACGGTATGACCCGGATACTGATGCTATTCACAAACCCTCAAACACTGAAAAACAATGA
- a CDS encoding DUF3408 domain-containing protein encodes MESDNSINSTSTVNSDNTVNCTSPTNADNLFGNEQAATEATAIIATTEPPKQQRIGKQQRKSDFAEFKATYLVPSKLSKRHPVNIDDSVWEKLERIARILGDRDTTVGSYINAILVEHLTVYANDIEIWRKL; translated from the coding sequence ATGGAATCAGATAACTCTATCAACTCCACTTCCACAGTTAACAGCGACAACACTGTTAACTGTACCTCTCCTACCAACGCTGACAATCTGTTTGGCAACGAGCAGGCAGCAACCGAGGCAACAGCCATAATTGCCACAACAGAGCCGCCGAAGCAACAGCGAATCGGCAAGCAACAGCGCAAATCGGACTTCGCCGAGTTCAAGGCAACCTATCTTGTGCCGTCAAAGCTGTCAAAGCGTCATCCGGTAAACATCGATGACAGCGTATGGGAGAAGCTTGAACGCATCGCCCGCATCCTCGGTGACCGCGACACTACTGTCGGCAGCTATATCAACGCCATCCTGGTCGAGCATTTAACAGTATATGCCAACGACATCGAAATCTGGCGTAAACTATGA
- a CDS encoding plasmid mobilization protein: MRKFNQDAPGVKLRGRPKKESSDKRDRKVSVNFTDAEEREVKAKAAAAGVSIAELLRICVFRLSVVGRLTDFEREAIRELMYQGKNLNAQVKACQANAWPSTKRKAETCLDGILATLGKLKTSNSSLL, encoded by the coding sequence ATGAGAAAGTTCAATCAGGACGCTCCCGGTGTGAAACTCCGTGGGCGACCAAAGAAAGAATCCAGTGATAAGAGAGACCGAAAAGTCTCCGTGAATTTTACCGATGCGGAGGAGCGTGAGGTGAAAGCCAAAGCTGCGGCTGCCGGTGTCAGCATTGCCGAGCTGCTTAGAATTTGCGTCTTCCGGCTCTCCGTTGTCGGTCGCCTCACCGATTTTGAACGCGAGGCGATACGCGAACTGATGTATCAAGGCAAGAATCTAAACGCTCAGGTCAAGGCGTGTCAGGCTAACGCATGGCCCTCGACAAAGCGAAAGGCAGAGACCTGTCTCGATGGAATTTTAGCCACACTCGGCAAGTTGAAAACATCAAATTCCTCATTGTTATGA
- a CDS encoding relaxase/mobilization nuclease domain-containing protein, producing the protein MIAKILAKGAAADIVGYVMREFHDKEQFTPDTWRVIDSDGILGNDYRRIVDSFDIGASLNKRISKPIGHIAVSFDKADLPRLTDEFMVQLAKEYMERMGIRDTQYLIVRHLETGSPHFHIVYNRVNLHGKAIDESNNFDKSRDATKAIKLKYGLTFSPKKKLYEDAIAEMKPKIQAAMYRCKSWDEFRRRLSPAGITVEFYNDRDTGKPQGIRFSDGEFTFNGSKIDRAFSYKRLDKFFAKNAGIKETQPQQTAPISVTAKVKESPVANIVESIIETGCQALGGLFQVGPGYDPEEEAFIHRMKKKPKKKKGRSL; encoded by the coding sequence ATGATAGCAAAAATACTCGCAAAAGGAGCCGCAGCCGATATTGTTGGCTACGTCATGCGTGAGTTTCACGACAAGGAACAGTTCACCCCCGACACTTGGCGAGTGATAGATTCCGATGGAATTCTCGGCAACGATTACCGCCGAATTGTGGACAGTTTCGACATCGGAGCGAGTCTCAACAAGAGAATCAGCAAGCCCATCGGACACATAGCCGTGAGTTTCGACAAAGCGGATTTGCCCCGTCTCACCGATGAGTTCATGGTGCAGCTGGCGAAAGAATATATGGAAAGGATGGGCATCCGGGACACGCAATATCTGATAGTTCGTCATCTCGAGACCGGCTCTCCGCACTTTCATATCGTCTATAATCGCGTCAATCTCCACGGTAAAGCCATCGATGAAAGTAACAATTTCGACAAAAGCCGTGATGCGACCAAGGCTATCAAACTGAAATACGGACTGACTTTTTCGCCGAAAAAGAAGCTGTATGAGGATGCTATTGCCGAGATGAAGCCTAAGATTCAGGCGGCGATGTACCGTTGCAAATCGTGGGACGAGTTCCGTCGACGCCTCAGTCCAGCCGGGATAACAGTCGAATTTTACAACGACCGCGATACCGGAAAACCGCAGGGCATACGGTTCTCCGACGGCGAATTTACCTTCAACGGCTCGAAAATTGACCGCGCTTTTTCATACAAGCGTCTCGACAAATTCTTTGCCAAGAATGCCGGAATAAAAGAGACACAGCCTCAGCAAACGGCACCGATTTCTGTAACGGCAAAAGTTAAGGAATCGCCTGTGGCGAATATCGTAGAGAGCATAATCGAAACCGGATGTCAGGCTTTGGGCGGACTGTTCCAAGTCGGGCCCGGCTATGATCCCGAGGAAGAAGCTTTTATCCACAGAATGAAAAAGAAACCCAAAAAGAAGAAAGGAAGATCACTATAA
- a CDS encoding toll/interleukin-1 receptor domain-containing protein, translating into MIFLSHNWKDKPVVEQVALRLRKIFGQNNVFYDSWSIQPGDGIIDKMNEGLSNCQYFFFFVSANSVSSSMVKMEWQNAIFKAAQNAIKFIPIRMDNSPMPILLTQSLYIDLYSQGIEVAVRQIVDVIQGNNTYQTPTTQFHNLVAEKQHIGNKLRITCRALHFLEPISSFLFCTLNDTKDVTVEVLNETMHIGGDQNGVPLNSGLKVNTFMRGVEHGTTPDMPFIVEFDISKVPDFDIIMVMHKSSHERFDAIPLKIIR; encoded by the coding sequence ATGATTTTCCTCTCCCATAATTGGAAAGACAAACCTGTTGTTGAGCAAGTAGCACTTCGACTCAGAAAAATATTTGGACAAAACAATGTTTTCTACGATTCTTGGTCAATACAGCCCGGCGATGGTATCATAGACAAAATGAATGAAGGACTATCAAATTGCCAATACTTCTTTTTCTTTGTCTCTGCAAATAGTGTGTCAAGTAGTATGGTGAAAATGGAGTGGCAAAATGCAATCTTTAAAGCTGCTCAAAATGCCATAAAATTTATCCCTATCCGTATGGATAACTCTCCTATGCCGATATTACTAACCCAAAGTCTCTATATTGATCTATATTCTCAAGGAATAGAGGTTGCGGTTAGACAGATTGTTGATGTTATCCAAGGGAATAACACATATCAGACTCCAACAACTCAATTCCACAATCTTGTTGCAGAAAAACAACATATAGGGAACAAATTAAGAATAACATGTAGAGCATTGCATTTTCTAGAACCTATCTCTTCCTTTTTGTTTTGCACTTTGAATGACACCAAAGATGTCACAGTTGAAGTTCTAAATGAAACAATGCATATAGGCGGTGATCAAAACGGTGTTCCTCTAAACTCTGGATTAAAGGTGAATACTTTTATGAGAGGTGTTGAGCATGGCACAACACCAGACATGCCGTTTATTGTAGAATTTGATATATCTAAAGTCCCTGATTTCGACATTATAATGGTAATGCATAAATCTAGTCATGAAAGATTCGATGCCATACCGTTAAAGATCATTAGATAG
- a CDS encoding 5-methylcytosine-specific restriction endonuclease subunit McrB: MHYILQPGFKSTNGQIEILDSDSLCYIVKNNSKGATGVRTISRSLLNEYVDYFEKYPSNTAAQAREDLAGRTNIDKFEYGYTSTLTTMAKMVTGELLCSSDKAIAAASFNPVKRIDEPLQIIYYGAPGTGKSFTIDNKTDDGNSVRTTFHPDSDYASFVGAYKPTMENVPINSINGESVQFATGKNGHPGTEKKIVYKYVPQAFLKAYVAAWNDLTKPYFLIIEEINRGNCAQIFGDLFQLLDRNNAGSSSYAIHADEDITQFLSGDDKGFASLSDDQKDTIRAFVLHKDNGKTQALGQDILDGKLLLLPPNLYIWATMNTSDQSLFPIDSAFKRRWNWKYMPIEYHPIDKKTQQPIDWNFQIGDNIYSWGQFLSKINPEIYTLTESSDKQMGYFFAKADNATGIISEDVFLNKVLFYLWTDVFKDFDVSSELFKNKDKNRSFIFTDFFDKDQPHALANLMANFKLDIVDVDINSIKDEDSSEGEALENSQSQRDLSRYSINGEGKNNKRQTVLRSLRKYVEANPSLTAAEVIDKWNRVNPQIPYFILSASEYEARIADLPNQRDRFWSVATGDGEKVYITNQWNANRINELMRLVNSSDLGLNIEKVPE, encoded by the coding sequence ATGCACTACATATTACAACCAGGATTTAAATCAACCAATGGACAAATAGAAATACTCGATTCTGATTCCCTTTGTTATATTGTGAAAAATAATAGCAAGGGGGCTACTGGAGTCCGAACAATTTCACGATCACTATTAAACGAATATGTAGACTATTTTGAAAAATACCCAAGCAATACAGCCGCACAAGCAAGAGAAGATCTCGCCGGCAGAACTAATATTGATAAATTTGAATACGGTTATACCTCCACCCTGACCACAATGGCAAAAATGGTGACTGGAGAACTATTATGCTCATCAGACAAAGCCATAGCTGCGGCTTCATTTAATCCAGTTAAGCGAATTGATGAACCGCTGCAAATTATCTATTACGGTGCACCGGGAACTGGAAAGTCGTTCACCATCGACAATAAGACCGACGATGGGAACTCGGTGCGCACTACGTTCCACCCTGACAGCGACTATGCTTCATTTGTAGGTGCGTATAAGCCGACGATGGAGAACGTACCTATTAACTCTATTAACGGTGAGTCCGTTCAGTTTGCCACAGGCAAAAACGGGCATCCTGGTACGGAAAAGAAAATCGTCTATAAATATGTGCCACAAGCTTTCTTGAAAGCATACGTGGCAGCATGGAACGACCTGACCAAGCCTTATTTCCTCATTATCGAGGAAATAAATCGTGGCAACTGCGCTCAGATTTTCGGCGACCTTTTCCAACTGCTTGACCGTAACAATGCTGGCAGCTCATCGTATGCCATTCATGCAGACGAAGACATAACGCAGTTCCTCAGTGGCGATGATAAAGGTTTTGCTTCTCTTTCTGACGACCAGAAAGATACTATCCGTGCTTTTGTTTTGCACAAAGATAACGGCAAAACACAAGCTCTCGGTCAAGACATTCTCGACGGCAAACTTCTACTCCTTCCGCCCAATCTCTATATCTGGGCAACGATGAACACAAGCGATCAGTCGCTTTTCCCCATCGACTCCGCTTTCAAACGTCGTTGGAATTGGAAGTATATGCCCATTGAGTACCACCCAATCGATAAGAAAACGCAACAGCCAATAGACTGGAATTTCCAAATTGGAGACAACATCTATTCATGGGGGCAGTTCCTTAGCAAAATCAATCCAGAAATATATACGCTTACTGAATCGTCGGACAAGCAGATGGGATATTTCTTTGCCAAGGCTGATAATGCCACCGGTATTATTTCGGAAGACGTATTCTTGAACAAGGTATTGTTCTATCTTTGGACAGACGTGTTTAAGGATTTTGATGTGTCGAGCGAGCTTTTCAAGAATAAGGATAAAAATCGCTCATTCATTTTTACTGACTTCTTCGATAAAGACCAACCACACGCGCTTGCCAACTTAATGGCCAACTTCAAACTCGATATTGTAGATGTTGACATTAACTCAATTAAGGACGAAGATTCTTCAGAAGGAGAAGCCTTGGAAAATAGTCAAAGTCAGCGTGATTTATCTCGCTACTCCATAAATGGTGAGGGTAAGAATAACAAGCGTCAGACCGTACTGCGCTCACTGCGAAAGTACGTTGAAGCTAACCCCTCGCTTACCGCCGCCGAAGTAATCGACAAATGGAATAGGGTGAATCCTCAAATCCCTTATTTCATTCTTTCGGCATCAGAGTATGAAGCTAGAATTGCGGATTTACCCAACCAACGCGACCGTTTTTGGTCTGTCGCAACCGGAGATGGAGAGAAGGTTTATATTACGAATCAGTGGAATGCAAACCGTATCAATGAGCTTATGCGTCTGGTCAACAGTTCTGACCTTGGCTTAAATATAGAAAAAGTGCCAGAATGA